CGCGAGCAAGGTGATCGAGGCCAAGGCCGCCGGCTACAACGTGATCGGCAACCCGCGCCCCGCGGTGACCAACTACGTCGCTCAACACGAGGTCAATGGCGGCACGTTCCCGTCGCTCGCCGTGCTGGTGCGCGACATCGCAAAGCAGGTCACCACCTACGGCTCGCTGGCGAAGGTGCCGGCCGAAGTCGTCGGCAACACCCGCAACGACATGTACCTCGTCTCGGAAGCGATCCGCTTCCTGATGAAGGACAAGGAGGCCGAGCTCAGCGCCAACGACGTCGCCGTGCTCACCGCCTACAAGGGCTCGCTCGACAGCGCCACGAAGTTCATCCCCGGCTGGGTGAAGATCGTGGTCGCCATCGCACTCGGGCTGGGCACCATGGTCGGCTGGAAGCGCATCGTCGTCACGGTCGGTGAGAAGATCGGCAAGACGCACCTGACCTACGCGCAAGGTGCATGTGCCGAGATCACGGCGGCCGCCACCATCGCCGCTGCCGACATCTACGGCCTGCCGGTATCGACCACGCATGTGCTGTCGTCCGGCATCGCCGGCACCATGGCGGCGAACGGCTCCGGTCTGCAATGGGCGACGATCCGCAACATCGCGATGGCCTGGGTGCTCACCCTGCCCGCCGCGATGATCATCTCCGGCGTGCTCTACTACGTGTTCTCACGCGTGTTCTGAGCGAGGGACGCTCCACGACAAAGGGCCCGCGCATCGCGCGGGCCCTTTTCCATTTCGTCAGGCTTGTGTGCTTACGACGCGGCCAAAGAGCTCTCCACCAGCTTGATCCAGTAGGACGTGCCGTAGACGATCGCCTCGTCGTTGAAATTATACGCGGGGTGATGCAGACCGGCGCTGTCGCCGTTGCCGCAGAAGATGAAGGCGCCGGGGCGCGCTTCCAGCATATAGGCAAAGTCCTCGCCGCTCATCTGCGGCGGCATCTCGTGCACATTGGCATCGCCCGCGATCTGCTTCGCCACGCGCCGAGCCACCGCGGTCTGGGCGGCATGATTGCTGGTGAGGGGATAGCTGTTCTTGTAGTGCAGATCGATCTTGGCCCCGGTGATCTGCGCGACACCCGCCACCACATCGTGCACGCGCTTTTTGACGAGCTTGCGCACCTCCGGCGTCAGCGTGCGGATGGTGCCTCTCAATTCCGCTGTCTGCGGAATGACGTTGCGGGTGTTGCCGGCATGGAATTCGCAGATCGAGATCACCGCCGACTCCAGGGGATCGATGCTGCGGGCGACGATCGATTGCAGCGCTGTGATCACCTGCGCACCGACCACGACGGAATCGATGCATTTGTGCGGCCGCGCGGCATGGCCGCCGAGTCCTTCGATCTTGATGTCGACCGCATCGGTCGCCGCCATGACCGGCCCTGACCTGATCGCAAACGATCCGATTGGAATGCCCGGACCGTTGTGCATGCCGTAGACCTGCTCGATCCCGAAGCGCTCCATCAGCCCGTCCTTGACCATGGCCGCGCCACCGGCGCCGCCCTCCTCGGCCGGTTGGAAGATCACCACCGCATCGCCCGCGAAGTTGCGCGTCTCGGCGAGATAGCGCGCGGCGCCGAGCAGCATCGCAGTGTGGCCGTCATGACCGCAGGCGTGCATCTTGCCGGGATTCTTGGACGCATAAGGCAGGTTGGTCCGTTCCTCGATCGGCAGCGCATCCATGTCGGCGCGCAGGCCAATCACCTTGAGATCGCCACCTATCGGCTGCTTGCCCTTGATCACCCCGACCACGCCGGTCTGGCCGAGACCGGTGACGACCTCATCGCAGCCAAACTCGCGCAGACGGTCCGCCACGAACGCCGCTGTGCCATGGACGTCGTACAGGAGCTCCGGATGCTGGTGAACGTGCCGCCGCCAAGCCTGGATGTCTGATTGCAGGTCAGCGACGCGGCTTACGATCGGCATGGAGGCTCCCGGGTACAATCTTTACATTGTAAAGATACCTTAGGAGCGACACTGGGAAACGTCAAGTCGAATCTTGACAGTGTCAAAATTCGATCGCAAGTCCGGAATGGCACGCGAACGCCAGCCCCGAAATGACGCAGCCAGAATGTCAAATGCCCGGGACAAGCCCGGGCATGACCAAACGATAGCGAGTGGAACTAGCTCACGCCGCGAGCGAGCTTTCCACCAGCTTGATCCAGTAGGACGTGCCGTAGACGATCGCCTCGTCGTTGAAATTATATGCGGGGTGATGGAGACCGGCGCTGTCGCCGTTGCCGCAGAAGATGAAGGCGCCGGGGCGCGCTTCCAGCATGTAGGCAAAGTCCTCGCCGCCCATCAGCGGCGGCATCTCGTGCACATTGGCATCGCCCGCGACCTGTTTGGCCACCGTGCGCGCGATCTCGGTCTGCGCGGCATGGTTGTTCACCACGGGATAATTCCTCTTGTAGAGCAGATCGATTTTCGCACCGGTGATCTGTGCCACGCCCGCCACCACCTCGCGCACCCGCTTCTCGACGAGGGCCCGCACCTCCGGCGTCAGCGTGCGGATCGTACCCTTCAGCTCCGCTGTCTGCGGAATGACGTTGCGGGCGTTACCGGCGTGGAATTCGCAGATCGAGATCACGGCCGACTCCAGGGGATCGATGCTGCGCGCGACGATCGACTGCAGCGCCGTAATGAGTTGCGCGCCGACCAGAACGGAATCGACGCATTTGTGCGGGCGCGCGGCGTGGCCGCCGAGACCCTCGATCCTGATGTCGACTTCGTCGGTCGCCGCCATGATCGGCCCTTGCCGGATCGCGAACGAACCGATCGGAATGCCGGGGCCGTTATGCATGCCGTAGACTTGGTCGATGGCAAAACGCTCCATCAGCCCGTCCTTGACCATGGCCGCGCCGCCGGCGCCGCCCTCCTCGGCCGGCTGAAAGATCACGACCGCATCGCCGGCGAAATTGCGGGTTTCCGCAAGATAGCGGGCCGCCCCTAGCAGCATCGCGGTGTGGCCGTCATGGCCGCAGGCGTGCATCTTGCCCGGATTCTTCGAGGCGTAAGGCAGGTTGGTCTGTTCCTCGATCGGCAGCGCATCCATGTCGGCGCGCAGGCCGATGGTCCTGATGCCCTCGCCCGCCGGCTTCTTGCCCTTGATCAGCCCGACCACGCCGGTCTGGCCCATGCCGGTCACGACCTCATCGCAGCCGAATTCGCGCAGGCGGTCCGCAACGAATGCTGCGGTGCGGTGGACGTCATACAGCAGCTCCGGGTGCTGATGGATGTCCCGCCGCCAGGCCTGGATGTCAGGTTGAAGGTCGGCGACGCGGTTCACGATGGGCATGGAGGATCTCAAGCTTTCAGTTGGGAATGCAGGCCTGTCTACCATGCAAGCGGCGGTCCACCTAACTGCTTCGGACATGGCCTTGCGTACGTCATGCTTGGGCTTTTCTTGGGCTTGTCCCGGCCATCCACGTCCGACTATTAGGACAGCAAGCGCGTCGATGTCCGGGACAAGCCAATGTCAGAGTCCCGGCATGATGGCCATCCGGGTGGAAGCAGAATGCCAAGACGGCTCGAAGGTGAGTTTGACTACATTGTCGTCGGCGCCGGCACGGCCGGCTGCATCGTCGCCAACCGGCTCTCGGCTGATCCGAAGAACCGCGTCCTCATTCTGGAGGCCGGCGGCGACGACAACTGGATCTGGTTCCACATCCCCGTCGGCTATCTCTTCGCCATCGGCAACCCGCGCTCGGACTGGATGTTCAAGACCGAGGCCGAGCCCGGGCTGAACGGCCGCGCGCTCGCCTATCCCCGCGGCAAGGTGATCGGCGGCTGCTCGGCGATTAACGCCATGATCTCGATGCGGGGACAAGCCGCCGACTACGACCATTGGCGCCAGCTCGGGCTCACCGGCTGGAGCTATGATGACGTGCGGCCAATGTTCAAGCGACTGGAGGACCACTTTCTTGGACCGAGCGAGCATCACGGTGTCGGCGGCGGCTGGCGCATCGAGGCGCCGCGGCTGTCCTGGACCATTCTCGACGCAGTCGGCGATGCCGCAGAGGAGATGGGCGTCAAGCGCATCCCGGATTTCAACACCGGCGACAACGAGGGCACGAGTTATTTCCACGTCAACCAGAAGCGCGGCCGGCGCTGGTCCTCGGCGCGCGGCTTCCTCAAGCCCGCACTGAAGCGGCCCAACCTGCGGCTCGAGAAGCATGTGCTGGTCGACCGCCTGATCATCGAGCAGGGCCGTGCCGTCGGCGTGCGCTTCATCCAGAACGGCGAGACCATCGAGGCGCGCGCCAAGCGCGAGGTGATCCTCGCCGCCGGCGCGATCGGCTCGATCCAGGTCCTGCATCGCACCGGCATCGGACCTGCCGAGTGGCTCACGCCGCTCGGCATCGACATCGTGATGGACCGGCCCGGCGTGGGACGCAATTTGCAAGACCATCTGCAACAGCGCGCGATCTACAAGGTCGAAGGCGTCCGCACGCTGAACGAAACCTACTACAATCTGTTCCGCCGCGGCCTGATGGGGCTCGACTACGCCTTCCGCCGCCGCGGTCCCCTCACCATGGCGCCGTCGCAACTCGGCATCTTCACCCGTTCCGACGCGACCCGCGCGCGCGCCAACATCCAGTTCCACGTGCAGCCGCTCTCGCTCGACAAGTTCGGCGATCCCCTGCACCGCTTCCCCGCGATCACGGTGAGCGCCTGCAATCTCCAGCCGACCTCGCGCGGCACTGTGCGCTTACGCGCCGCGACGCCGGACGAGAAACCGATCATCGCGCCGAACTACCTGTCGACCGCCGACGACCGCCAGGTCGCCGCCGATGCCATCCGCACCACGCGCCGCCTGATGCAGCAGAAGGCGCTGGCAAAATATCACCCCAGCGAGTACCTGCCCGGGCCCTCCGTCGGCGACGACGATGCCTCGCTCGCCAAGGCCGCCGGCGATATCGGTACCACCATCTTCCATCCCGTCGGCACGGCGAAGATGGGCACGGCCAACGATCCGATGGCGGTCGTCGACGAGCGTCTGCGCTTCTATGGCCTCGGCGGCTTGCGCATCGTCGACGCCTCGATCATGCCGACGATCACGTCAGGCAATACCAACACGCCGACCGCGATGATCGCCGAGAAGGGCGCGACGATGATTTTGGAGGACGCGAGGTAGCTTCAATCGTCGTGCCCCGGACGCAGCGCGGCACCATCAGCGCGTTCACGCGCGTCTGCGACGCGCTATGGTGATGCGCTGCTGAGCCGGAGCCCAGACCGCGCGAGTTGCATGGGTCCCGGCCCTGCAACACACCGCCAAGAGGCGCTGCGTTGCGTCCGGGACATGAGATCCTCCTCACGAAATCGTCATCGCTTCCCGGAATAAACCCGAGCCTCCCCTGATCACGTCTCCAAAGCCCAATCCAGGGCCGAAGGAGAAGCGCTATGAGCGGACACGACCACGGGGACGACGGCGTCAACCGCCGCAAGGTGCTGGAATGCATGACCTGGGCCGGAACTGGCGTGCTCTGGACCATCACGGGCGGCGTGCCGCGTTCGCTCGGCATCGTTGATTCCGCGATGGCCGCCGAAGCGCCCGGCATGACCTTCCTCCAGATCAGCGACAGCCATGTCGGCTTCGACAAGCCGGCCAATCCCAACGCGCTCGGCACGCTGGAGGAGGCGGTCAACAAGATCAACGCGATGCCGGCCAAGCCCTCCTTCATGATCCACACCGGCGACATCACGCACCTCTCGAAGGCCGCCGAGTTCGACAATGCCGAGCGCATCATCTCGCAGACCAAGCTGGACGTGCACTACGTGCCCGGCGAGCATGATTTCCTCGACGAGGAAGTGAAGTTCTATCGCGATCGCTATGGCCGCGGCACCAAGGGCCAGGGCTGGTACTCGTTCGATGCCGGCGGCGTGCACTTCGTCGGCCTCGTCAACGTCGTCGACCTCAAGGCCGGCGGTCTCGGCAATCTCGGCGCCGAGCAGCTCGCATGGCTGGAGGACGATCTGCGCGGCAAATCCAAATCGACGCCCGTCGTGCTGTTCGCCCACATCCCGCTCTGGACCGTCTATCCGCAATGGGGCTGGGGCACCGAGGACGGCGCGCGCGCGCTCGAATACGTCAAGGGCTTCGGCTCGGTCACCGTGCTGAATGGCCACATCCACCAGGTGATGCAGAAGGTCGAGGGCAACGTCACCTTCCACACCGCGCGCTCCACCGCCTTCCCGCAGCCCGCGCCGGGCGCGGCCCCCTCGCCCGGCCCGATGAAGGTCGAGGACGCAAAGCTCCGCTCCATGCTCGGGGTCGCCAGCATCAACTTCAAGCAAGGCAACCAGCCGCTTGCGATCATCGACACGCCGCTCCAGGGCTGAATGGAAGCTGACCATGAAGACACTCAATCGCCGCGACTTCGGTGTCGCCGTGGCCGCGGCCATCCTGCTGCCTGTCACAAACGCCCGCGCCGACGACATGGAGGTGCATATCGACAATTTCACCTTCCAGCCGCCCGAGCTCACAGTGAAGACCGGGACCACCATCACCTGGACCAACCGGGACGATATCCCCCACACCATCGTCTCGGCCGGCAAGTTCAGGTCGAAGACGCTCGACACCGACGACAAATTCTCGTTCACCTTCACCGCGGCCGGCGACTACAAGTATTTTTGTTCGCTGCACCCGCACATGACGGGGTTGATCAAGGTTGAGTAACGGCTCAAACCAAGGCATCACCATTCTGCCCGGCCAGTGGGTTGACACTGGCCGGGCGCGCGCGTCGAAAGCCGGCACCGGCGACAAGGCAAAGCGAGCGGCGATGCCCTCCATCAGCGATGATCCCGACAAGGCGCGGCGCTTCCGCGAAGCGGCGCTGCCGTATCTGGACGACGTCTATACGCTCGCGCGCTATCTGCTGCGTGACGCCTCGGATGCGGAGGACGCCGTGCAGGAGTGCTACCTGCGCGCCTTGAAGCATTTCGACAGCTATCGCGGCCCGGCGATGAAGCCGTGGCTGTTCGCTATCCTGCGCAACGTCTGCAACGCCGAATATGCACGTCGGGCCCATTCCCCCGCGGCGATCGAGGATATTCCCGAGGCGGCCGAGCAGCCGCCGATCTGGCGCGAGACCGAAGCAAATCCCGAAGCTGACATGCTGCGCACGCGCGATGCGACGGCGATCAGAAAGCTCATCGAGGCTCTGGCCGAGCCATTCAAGGAAACCTTTGTGCTGCGGGAGATCAACAACCTGTCCTATCGCGAAATCGCCGAAGCGGTCGGCGCGCCGATCGGCACCGTGATGTCCCGCCTTGCCCGGGCGCGCGCCATGCTGCGCGCAGCCTGGATGGCGGAAGAGGAGCAACCGAAATGACCTGCGACGAGGCAAGGCTTCTGCTTCACGCACTGATCGACGGCGAGCTGGACGCCGGCCATACCAGCGAGGTCGAGGCGCACATCGCGACCTGCCCGGCTTGCGCGGCCGAGCTCGCCGCGCAGCGCGAGATGAAGCGCGTGCTCGCCGATGCGAGCCTGCGTTATACCGCACCCAGCACCTTGCGCGCCCGCATCGAGGCCTCACTGCCGCAGCCGCGCCAGCAGAGCCGTCGCGCGGTGCTGCGCGGCTTTGCGATGGGCTCGGCGGTCTCGGCGCTCGCCGCCACCGGCCTCGTCGCCATCGTGCTGCGCCAGGACGACCAGCAGCGCATCCTGTCCGAGGTCGTCTCAGCGCATCTGCGCTCACTGCAGGCCGGTCATTTGACCGATGTCGTCTCCACCGACCAGCATACGGTCAAACCGTGGTTCAACGGCAAGCTCGACGTCGCTCCGCCCGTGATCGACCTCACTACACAAGGCTTCACGCTGGTCGGCGGCCGGCTCGACTATATCGATGCCCGCGCAATCGGCGCGGTGGTCTACCGGCGCCGGCAGCACATCATCAACCTGTTCGTGTCGCAGACCGCAAGCGCAGAGCACCGTCCGCCGAAGACCCAGACCATGCAGGGCTTCAACTGCCGCCGCTGGGGCGATCGCGGCCTGAACTTCTGGGCCGTCAGCGACATCGGCGCCGACGAGCTCGCCGAATTCGTCGACAAGTTCGAGACGGCGATGAAGGCGAATGTGGAGGGGTAACGTTCCGTCGAAGCACAACAACGTGGTTGCTGGCGCGCAAATCCTCTCCAGGGTCGTCCTGGCGAAAGCCAGGACCCATTACCACAGAATGCAGTTCTGTGATTGGTACTAGAGCATTCGTCACTTAAGTTGACGCATAGCCTGCGTGTCGAAAGTAGTTTGCACATTCCTGTGCTGAGAAGGCATCAAGTACCTCGCCGATCTTGTCCCAGAGTGCGTCGCGGGTTCGCGCGGCGGCCTTGCGCAGGAGAGCCTTGAGCTTGGCGAAGAGCATCTCGATGGGGTTGAGGTCGGGTGAGTAAGGCGGCAGGAAGACCAGCGTTGCGCCCCTGGCCTGGATGATTTTCTTCACCTCTTCGCCTTTGTGAGCTGGCAGGTTGTCGATCACCACCATGTCTTCCGCCGCGAGGGTGGGAGCGAGCACTGCCTCAACATAGGTGAGGAAGGCGTCGCGATTCATGGGGCCATCCAAGACCCAGGGAGCGCTGATGCCGTCGCAGCGCAAGCCAGCGGTAAAGGTGGTTGTCTTCCAATGTCCCCAAGGCTGCTGGCCGATCAGCCGCTGGCCTCTGGGACAGCGTCCATAGCCACGGACCATCTTGGTATTGGTCCCAGTCTCGTCGACAAAGACCAGCTTCTTGGGATCAAGGCCTGTTTGGCGGACCCGCCATTGCTCACGCGCCTGAGCAACGTCGGGCCGATCCTGTTCGGCGGCGTGCAGGCTTTTTTTTGAAGCTGATGCCATGGCGCTTGAAGAAGCGACGGATCGAGCCCTCCGTCGTCTGCAGCCCCAGCGCCTGCTGTATGCGCTGCGCCAATTCTACCAAGGTCAGATCCGGTTCCTTGGCGTTGAGTTCCAGCAACCAGGCTCGATGCGGCTCCAACGGAGACCGGCTTCTGCCACCGCGCGGCGTCGGGCTGACACTGCCGGTCGCATCGTTCCGCTCAGTCCAGCGCACCGCTGACGAGGCGCTCACCCGATACATCCGTGCCGCTTCCCGTCGCGACGTCCCAGCCGCCACTTCCGCCACAAGCCGGCTGCGAAGATCGTTCGAATAGGCTTTTCCCTTCATCTGAGCCCCCAAATCTGGTGGAGCCCAGCGACTCATATTCGCGGCAGTTCGGGAATCCCCCCGGCCATCACAATCGATTCAACTCAGCCGCCGAATGCTCTAGCCCCGAAGTTCTATGAGAGATCACGCGGTATGGGTCCTGGCTTTCGCCAGGACGACATCGTGGAACCGATAGGTGGTCGCAATCCCGGTCGCTATACGCGGCAAAGTAAGCCTGCCTACGCCGACCGTCGCACCGCATTATCCACCAGCGTCTTGCCGAGCGACCAGATCGCACCGGGGACCTTGTGGCTGCCGGCGATGACGTCGTCGAACGCCTTCTCGATCCAGCTGCAGTCTTCTTCGGTGATGGTGAGCGGCGGCAGCAGCTTGATGGTGTGGCTGCCGTGGCCGGCGACTTGCGTCAGGATCTTGTGGTCCTTGAACAGCGGCACGGTGATGAGCTGGCAGAACAGGCCCTTGTTCGCCGTCTCCAGCACGTTCCAGGAG
This region of Bradyrhizobium sp. CCGUVB1N3 genomic DNA includes:
- a CDS encoding metallophosphoesterase produces the protein MSGHDHGDDGVNRRKVLECMTWAGTGVLWTITGGVPRSLGIVDSAMAAEAPGMTFLQISDSHVGFDKPANPNALGTLEEAVNKINAMPAKPSFMIHTGDITHLSKAAEFDNAERIISQTKLDVHYVPGEHDFLDEEVKFYRDRYGRGTKGQGWYSFDAGGVHFVGLVNVVDLKAGGLGNLGAEQLAWLEDDLRGKSKSTPVVLFAHIPLWTVYPQWGWGTEDGARALEYVKGFGSVTVLNGHIHQVMQKVEGNVTFHTARSTAFPQPAPGAAPSPGPMKVEDAKLRSMLGVASINFKQGNQPLAIIDTPLQG
- a CDS encoding GMC family oxidoreductase; the protein is MPRRLEGEFDYIVVGAGTAGCIVANRLSADPKNRVLILEAGGDDNWIWFHIPVGYLFAIGNPRSDWMFKTEAEPGLNGRALAYPRGKVIGGCSAINAMISMRGQAADYDHWRQLGLTGWSYDDVRPMFKRLEDHFLGPSEHHGVGGGWRIEAPRLSWTILDAVGDAAEEMGVKRIPDFNTGDNEGTSYFHVNQKRGRRWSSARGFLKPALKRPNLRLEKHVLVDRLIIEQGRAVGVRFIQNGETIEARAKREVILAAGAIGSIQVLHRTGIGPAEWLTPLGIDIVMDRPGVGRNLQDHLQQRAIYKVEGVRTLNETYYNLFRRGLMGLDYAFRRRGPLTMAPSQLGIFTRSDATRARANIQFHVQPLSLDKFGDPLHRFPAITVSACNLQPTSRGTVRLRAATPDEKPIIAPNYLSTADDRQVAADAIRTTRRLMQQKALAKYHPSEYLPGPSVGDDDASLAKAAGDIGTTIFHPVGTAKMGTANDPMAVVDERLRFYGLGGLRIVDASIMPTITSGNTNTPTAMIAEKGATMILEDAR
- a CDS encoding M20 aminoacylase family protein — translated: MPIVSRVADLQSDIQAWRRHVHQHPELLYDVHGTAAFVADRLREFGCDEVVTGLGQTGVVGVIKGKQPIGGDLKVIGLRADMDALPIEERTNLPYASKNPGKMHACGHDGHTAMLLGAARYLAETRNFAGDAVVIFQPAEEGGAGGAAMVKDGLMERFGIEQVYGMHNGPGIPIGSFAIRSGPVMAATDAVDIKIEGLGGHAARPHKCIDSVVVGAQVITALQSIVARSIDPLESAVISICEFHAGNTRNVIPQTAELRGTIRTLTPEVRKLVKKRVHDVVAGVAQITGAKIDLHYKNSYPLTSNHAAQTAVARRVAKQIAGDANVHEMPPQMSGEDFAYMLEARPGAFIFCGNGDSAGLHHPAYNFNDEAIVYGTSYWIKLVESSLAAS
- a CDS encoding M20 aminoacylase family protein gives rise to the protein MPIVNRVADLQPDIQAWRRDIHQHPELLYDVHRTAAFVADRLREFGCDEVVTGMGQTGVVGLIKGKKPAGEGIRTIGLRADMDALPIEEQTNLPYASKNPGKMHACGHDGHTAMLLGAARYLAETRNFAGDAVVIFQPAEEGGAGGAAMVKDGLMERFAIDQVYGMHNGPGIPIGSFAIRQGPIMAATDEVDIRIEGLGGHAARPHKCVDSVLVGAQLITALQSIVARSIDPLESAVISICEFHAGNARNVIPQTAELKGTIRTLTPEVRALVEKRVREVVAGVAQITGAKIDLLYKRNYPVVNNHAAQTEIARTVAKQVAGDANVHEMPPLMGGEDFAYMLEARPGAFIFCGNGDSAGLHHPAYNFNDEAIVYGTSYWIKLVESSLAA
- a CDS encoding anti-sigma factor produces the protein MTCDEARLLLHALIDGELDAGHTSEVEAHIATCPACAAELAAQREMKRVLADASLRYTAPSTLRARIEASLPQPRQQSRRAVLRGFAMGSAVSALAATGLVAIVLRQDDQQRILSEVVSAHLRSLQAGHLTDVVSTDQHTVKPWFNGKLDVAPPVIDLTTQGFTLVGGRLDYIDARAIGAVVYRRRQHIINLFVSQTASAEHRPPKTQTMQGFNCRRWGDRGLNFWAVSDIGADELAEFVDKFETAMKANVEG
- a CDS encoding IS630 family transposase (programmed frameshift); the encoded protein is MKGKAYSNDLRSRLVAEVAAGTSRREAARMYRVSASSAVRWTERNDATGSVSPTPRGGRSRSPLEPHRAWLLELNAKEPDLTLVELAQRIQQALGLQTTEGSIRRFFKRHGISFKKSLHAAEQDRPDVAQAREQWRVRQTGLDPKKLVFVDETGTNTKMVRGYGRCPRGQRLIGQQPWGHWKTTTFTAGLRCDGISAPWVLDGPMNRDAFLTYVEAVLAPTLAAEDMVVIDNLPAHKGEEVKKIIQARGATLVFLPPYSPDLNPIEMLFAKLKALLRKAAARTRDALWDKIGEVLDAFSAQECANYFRHAGYAST
- a CDS encoding sigma-70 family RNA polymerase sigma factor, whose protein sequence is MPSISDDPDKARRFREAALPYLDDVYTLARYLLRDASDAEDAVQECYLRALKHFDSYRGPAMKPWLFAILRNVCNAEYARRAHSPAAIEDIPEAAEQPPIWRETEANPEADMLRTRDATAIRKLIEALAEPFKETFVLREINNLSYREIAEAVGAPIGTVMSRLARARAMLRAAWMAEEEQPK
- a CDS encoding cupredoxin family copper-binding protein codes for the protein MKTLNRRDFGVAVAAAILLPVTNARADDMEVHIDNFTFQPPELTVKTGTTITWTNRDDIPHTIVSAGKFRSKTLDTDDKFSFTFTAAGDYKYFCSLHPHMTGLIKVE